A stretch of Dromaius novaehollandiae isolate bDroNov1 chromosome 8, bDroNov1.hap1, whole genome shotgun sequence DNA encodes these proteins:
- the UBE2U gene encoding ubiquitin-conjugating enzyme E2 U isoform X2, with amino-acid sequence MCCRARRLLGREYREHRAARLFGIFARPVNDSFLEWLAEVQGLKDSLWEGAVLQLSLTYSEEYNDVPPTVKFNTIPFHPNVDQCSGRPCIDFLDNPEEWKEKLTITNILLAIQVMLSNPVTENAVNAEAAEMLKNNMPLYRQMVVQCVRNSLHPKELPHTEKDHVSSLKFYQPAEGSSLGSARGIRRISFEDYHRTWSRIATSKARDHFKDSFFEEPESIGNYCGWKAKNEKGTEDWDKDTCA; translated from the exons ATGTGCTGCCGGGCCCGGCGGCTGCTGGGACGGGAGTACCGGGAGCACCGAGCCGCCCGCCTCTTC GGCATTTTTGCCAGGCCCGTGAACGATAGCTTCCTGGAGTGGTTAGCTGAAGTCCAGGGCCTCAAGGATTCGCTCTGGGAAG GGGCTGTTCTTCAGCTGTCACTGACATACAGTGAAGAGTACAATGACGTCCCTCCGACTGTTAAGTTCAACACCATTCCCTTCCATCCCAACG TGGATCAGTGCTCTGGGAGGCCGTGTATAGACTTCCTTGACAACCCTGAGGAGTGGAAAGAAAAGTTAACAATAACTAACATTTTACTTGCTATTCAG GTGATGCTTTCAAATCCAGTGACAGAAAATGCAGTGAATGCGgaagcagcagaaatgctgaaaaacaatATGCCTCTGTATAGGCAAATGGTTGTGCAGTGTGTTAGGAACAGCCTGCATCCCAAAG aactTCCTCATACTGAGAAAGATCATGTTTCTTCTTTGAAGTTTTACCAGCCAGCTGAAGGGTCTTCTCTGGGCTCTGCCAG AGGGATTAGGAGAATTTCGTTTGAAGATTACCACAGGACGTGGTCTAGAATAGCTACATCAAAAGCAAGAGATCATTTTAAAGACTCAT TTTTTGAGGAGCCAGAATCCATAGGGAACTACTGTGGCTGGAAGgcaaaaaatgagaaaggaaCAGAAGACTGGGATAAGGATAC ATGTGCCTGA
- the UBE2U gene encoding ubiquitin-conjugating enzyme E2 U isoform X1, with protein sequence MCCRARRLLGREYREHRAARLFGIFARPVNDSFLEWLAEVQGLKDSLWEGAVLQLSLTYSEEYNDVPPTVKFNTIPFHPNVDQCSGRPCIDFLDNPEEWKEKLTITNILLAIQVMLSNPVTENAVNAEAAEMLKNNMPLYRQMVVQCVRNSLHPKELPHTEKDHVSSLKFYQPAEGSSLGSARGIRRISFEDYHRTWSRIATSKARDHFKDSFFEEPESIGNYCGWKAKNEKGTEDWDKDTCTAIISQLIRKQRRQAAGGLSDMSRIDLENYQFCQSPDVPDLPSEGQTVDEDGHDNQEELWEKEVDSLVAWTNTLSNKRLED encoded by the exons ATGTGCTGCCGGGCCCGGCGGCTGCTGGGACGGGAGTACCGGGAGCACCGAGCCGCCCGCCTCTTC GGCATTTTTGCCAGGCCCGTGAACGATAGCTTCCTGGAGTGGTTAGCTGAAGTCCAGGGCCTCAAGGATTCGCTCTGGGAAG GGGCTGTTCTTCAGCTGTCACTGACATACAGTGAAGAGTACAATGACGTCCCTCCGACTGTTAAGTTCAACACCATTCCCTTCCATCCCAACG TGGATCAGTGCTCTGGGAGGCCGTGTATAGACTTCCTTGACAACCCTGAGGAGTGGAAAGAAAAGTTAACAATAACTAACATTTTACTTGCTATTCAG GTGATGCTTTCAAATCCAGTGACAGAAAATGCAGTGAATGCGgaagcagcagaaatgctgaaaaacaatATGCCTCTGTATAGGCAAATGGTTGTGCAGTGTGTTAGGAACAGCCTGCATCCCAAAG aactTCCTCATACTGAGAAAGATCATGTTTCTTCTTTGAAGTTTTACCAGCCAGCTGAAGGGTCTTCTCTGGGCTCTGCCAG AGGGATTAGGAGAATTTCGTTTGAAGATTACCACAGGACGTGGTCTAGAATAGCTACATCAAAAGCAAGAGATCATTTTAAAGACTCAT TTTTTGAGGAGCCAGAATCCATAGGGAACTACTGTGGCTGGAAGgcaaaaaatgagaaaggaaCAGAAGACTGGGATAAGGATAC TTGCACTGCTATCATCTCTCAGCTCATCAGAAAGCAAAGGAGACAGGCAGCTGGAGGACTCTCTGACATGAGCAGAATTGATCTAGAAAACTACCAGTTTTGCCAGTCTCCAG ATGTGCCTGACCTCCCATCAGAAGGGCAAACAGTGGATGAAGACGGACATGATAACCAAGAAGAGCTATGGGAGAAGGAAGTCGACAGTCTAGTAGCTTGGACTAACACTCTGTCTAACAAAAGATTAGAGGATTAA